A genomic region of Gossypium hirsutum isolate 1008001.06 chromosome D01, Gossypium_hirsutum_v2.1, whole genome shotgun sequence contains the following coding sequences:
- the LOC107939925 gene encoding E3 ubiquitin-protein ligase PRT6 isoform X1 — MESPTKFSSIEPHDRVIQRLAALGIPVEYLDRHYEGIVDFVSDNGLSLEIVFAILPTDEEMVESIQDARLKSKKWLCVSVKNWFRESLVWLQWLMFRGEPVNAFRSLAKLSVDQRGVCAAVWGSNDIAYRCRTCEVDPTCAICVPCFQNGNHKGHDFSIFKTGGGCCDCGDETAWKHEGFCSKHKGAEQIQQLPETIADSVGLVLDVLFNFWRNKLFLAEGIFEGTTGESDSGNEQGKAANELTYLVVEMLLDFCNKSESLLSFVSKRMISLDGLLGILIRAERFIGDGVVKKLHELLLKLLAEPIFKNEFSKVFLSYYPTVINEAIKDGSGSILKSKYPLISTFSAQIFTVPTLTARLVKEMDLLGVLLKCLGNIFISCSQKDGHLKVTKLGSLYYTTFLVVEHIRFVMSHDVVSKYATHEQQDIVRTWLKLLAFVQGINLIKRETKLHIEEENDSIHLPFVLGSFIANIHSPLVDGAFSVAVSEETNVLPYTFKQDMDDGDGVRHAKVGRLSQESSVCSLTGRSMSKVTEVESDSVSHLSVPSSAIWLIQECLRVLETWLEVDDGISAALQSIYSPNSNGISDRNLLAKKRIKYEIRGGKYFRKLTGSSENHCSESSSPVYNGHLASDDMEMETGTGTGLADIPVLSLSEWPDIIYDVSSQEISVHIPLHRLLSLLLQKALKSCYGESVMPNVTNSSCSPSLLSPTYADFFGHILGGCHPFGFSASVMEHPLRIRVFCSQFLSGMWLKNGDAGLVSYKWSEEGLELDLFLLQCCAALAAPDLYVTRILERFGLLNYLSLNLERSNEYEPILVKEMLTLIMQILQERRFSGRSIADSLKREFIYKLAIGDATHSQLLKSLPCELSKFDQLQEILDKVAAYSNPSDLNQGMYSLHGVYWKELDLYHPRWSSRDLQVAEERYFRFCGVSAMTTQLPRWTKIYPPLEGVARIATCRVTLKIIRAVLFYFVFTDKCTESRASDGILMRALHLLSLALDIYLQQNGATDVERHIEDSYSMPVFAVEEIGESLNSAASKQSLLSLLVALMRMHQQVNRNSYLDSSNSNFSPLVESLLKKFAEVDSHCFAKLQLLAPEVVSCLSKSIPTTDSTSNMHKAKARERQAAIMAKMKVEQSKFLSSITSDADYDSNSEAEMPNSAPEHETEGAVQQSCSLCHDPTSKNPVSFLILLQKSRILSFVDRRCPSGDRWADKKQGSIPTNRVTDQSGSNGSSSSSGLSSPPFQLTENSVVESGDNEQAQCGEVNVILEFIKSRFPSLRSTQAPFSSSYMRDSSEYNLETLEEDMCIRIRKEMCDTSLSSSLKKDDVSFASGGSLGSSRDADCHGPGKYIASLSSKTSENSLGFENCNGDRELTESASKPFAYDGLGLLDCDGIHLSSCGHAVHQDCLDSYLSSLKERYARRSFFEGALILDLDKGEFLCPVCRQLANAILPAVNGRTGRQAMSVTVDPLPALGSPSASNEEICPLMLQQGLCLLKTAAKVVGRPDFIKALSRQRTESTSQDLEPISRALYKMNFSKNQEMLFGSSRLSHTIIIWDILKYSLMSTEVAARGLKTSLATNYTLTSLYKEFKSSSEFIFSLLLRVVQNLSNSNSLHALQRFRALQLFAQSICNGILSDYHSTRHKVEENLLRILKPDDKEALNPGIQFWNRAADSVLAHDPFSSLMWVLFSLPFPFLSCEESMLSLVHVFYVVSVIQAIITCRIQGYNVNELSSQHCLITDICNILGESDFARWYFISNEVELSCDIKDIIRRLSFPYLRRCALLWKMLKSSVRSPFCDSDNMWKLSDMMDATKITSMELNEAQKLEKMFKIPPVDVILDNEVARLFALKWFRHFHNVYRTSSVQNVFYCNPVVPFKLLSLPHVYQDLFLRYISQCCPDCKTVVHEPALCLLCGRLCSSIWKPCCRESGCKSHAKSCGAGIGVFLLIKRTTILLQRCARQAPWPSPYLDAFGEEDNEMRRGKPLYLNEERYAALTNMVASHGLDQSSKVLGQTTIGTFFTV, encoded by the exons ATGGAATCGCCGACAAAATTTTCGTCGATTGAACCCCACGATCGAGTCATACAG AGGTTAGCAGCTTTAGGGATTCCAGTGGAGTACTTGGATAGGCATTACGAAGGGATAGTTGATTTCGTTAGTGATAATGGGTTGTCGCTGGAGATAGTTTTCGCAATCTTACCTACTGATGAGGAAATGGTAGAGTCTATACAAGATGCTAGGCTAAAGTCTAAGAAATGGCTGTGTGTATCTGTGAAAAACTGGTTTCGTGAGAGTTTGGTTTGGTTACAGTGGTTGATGTTTCGAGGTGAGCCGGTGAATGCTTTCAGAAGCCTAGCAAAATTGAGTGTCGATCAACGAGGTGTTTGTGCTGCGGTTTGGGGATCAAATGACATTGCATATAGGTGCCGAACATGTGAGGTTGATCCAACTTGTGCTATTTGCGTCCCTTGTTTTCAGAATGGGAATCATAAAGGtcatgatttttctatttttaaaactGGCGGTGGTTGTTGTGATTGCGGGGATGAAACAGCATGGAAACACGAGGGTTTTTGCTCGAAACATAAAGGTGCTGAACAGATTCAACAGCTTCCTGAGACTATAGCGGATTCAGTTGGGCTGGTGCTTGATGTTCTCTTTAACTTTTGGAGAAACAAGCTATTCTTAGCAGAAGGTATCTTCGAAGGGACAACGGGAGAGAGTGATAGTGGCAATGAGCAGGGGAAAGCTGCTAATGAGCTAACTTACTTAGTCGTTGAGATGCTTTTAGACTTTTGCAATAAGAGTGAGAGTTTGCTGAGTTTTGTGTCTAAGAGGATGATTTCTTTAGATGGTTTATTGGGTATTCTGATCAGAGCTGAGAGGTTTATAGGTGATGGTGTTGTGAAGAAACTCCATGAACTGCTGCTGAAATTGCTCGCAGAGCCTATCTTCAAAAATGAattttctaaagtatttttaagCTATTACCCTACTGTTATAAATGAAGCCATAAAAGATGGCAGTGGTAGCATTCTCAAGAGCAAGTACCCTCTAATCTCAACTTTCTCTGCCCAAATATTCACAGTGCCAACCCTAACTGCTCGTCTTGTGAAGGAGATGGACCTACTAGGTGTGCTACTGAAATGCCTGGGCaacatttttatttcttgttctcAGAAAGATGGCCATTTGAAG GTTACTAAGTTGGGAAGTTTGTATTATACCACTTTCCTTGTAGTTGAACATATTCGGTTTGTTATGAGCCATGATGTAGTCTCCAAATATGCAACCCATGAGCAGCAGGACATTGTAAGAACTTGGCTAAAGCTTTTAGCTTTTGTGCAAGGGATAAACCTTATAAAGAGGGAAACTAAACTCCATATAGAAGAAGAAAATGATTCCATACATTTGCCTTTTGTTTTAGGCAGTTTTATTGCCAATATTCATTCCCCTTTGGTGGATGGAGCATTTTCTGTTGCTGTAAGTGAAGAAACAAATGTTCTTCCTTATACTTTTAAGCAAGATATGGACGATGGAGATGGTGTAAGGCATGCAAAAGTAGGAAGGCTATCCCAAGAGAGTTCTGTTTGTAGTTTAACAGGAAGGAGTATGTCAAAGGTTACTGAAGTTGAATCTGATTCCGTATCTCATCTTTCAGTACCTTCCTCTGCTATCTGGTTAATACAGGAGTGCTTAAGGGTTTTGGAGACTTGGTTGGAAGTCGATGATGGTATCTCTGCAGCTCTTCAGAGTATATATTCTCCTAATAGTAATGGCATTTCTGATAGGAATCTTTTagcaaaaaaaagaataaaatatgaaattagaggAGGCAAATATTTTCGTAAACTAACTGGTTCAAGTGAAAATCATTGCTCAGAATCTTCTTCACCTGTATATAATGGACATCTAGCAAGTGACGACATGGAGATGGAGACAGGCACTGGCACAGGTCTAGCTGATATACCTGTTTTGAGTCTGTCTGAATGGCCTGATATTATTTATGATGTCAGTTCGCAAGAGATATCCGTTCACATACCATTACATCGATTACTTTCCTTGCTTCTGCAGAAGGCATTAAAATCATGTTATGGTGAATCTGTAATGCCAAATGTAACAAATTCTTCTTGTTCTCCAAGTTTGTTGTCACCAACTTATGCAGATTTCTTTGGTCACATCCTTGGGGGCTGCCATCCTTTTGGATTCTCTGCCTCAGTTATGGAGCATCCCTTGCGGATCAGGGTGTTTTGTTCTCAATTTTTATCTGGAATGTGGCTGAAGAATGGGGATGCTGGACTAGTATCTTACAAGTG GTCTGAAGAAGGTTTGGAGCTTGATCTATTTTTGCTGCAATGCTGTGCTGCACTAGCTGCTCCTGATCTCTATGTTACGAGAATTTTAGAACGATTTGGGCTATTAAACTACCTTTCTCTAAATCTTGAAAGATCAAATGA GTATGAGCCAATTCTTGTAAAGGAAATGCTCACTCTGATCATGCAAATTTTACAAGAAAGGCGATTCAGTGGACGCAGTATAGCTGACAGTCTGAAAAGAGAGTTCATTTATAAGTTAGCAATTGGAGATGCCACTCACAGTCAACTACTGAAATCTCTACCTTGTGAGCTCTCTAAGTTTGATCAGCTTCAGGAAATTTTAGACAAAGTTGCTGCATACTCTAATCCATCAGACTTAAATCAG GGAATGTATTCATTGCATGGGGTGTATTGGAAGGAGCTGGATTTGTACCATCCTCGTTGGAGCTCGAGGGATTTGCAAGTTGCAGAAGAAAGATACTTCCGTTTCTGTGGTGTCTCTGCAATGACTACTCAGCTGCCTAGGTGGACAAAAATATATCCTCCTCTTGAGGGAGTTGCTAGAATTGCTACATGCAGAGTGACACTTAAGATTATTCGTGCagtgttattttattttgttttcactGATAAATGCACTGAATCACGTGCTTCTGATGGTATCCTTATGAGAGCGTTGCACTTACTTTCACTAGCATTAGACATTTATTTGCAGCAGAATGGAGCTACTGATGTGGAACGTCATATTGAAGATTCATATTCTATGCCAGTTTTTGCTGTTGAGGAAATTGGTGAATCTTTGAACTCTGCTGCCAGCAAACAAAGTTTGTTATCACTTCTTGTTGCTTTAATGAGAATGCATCAGCAAGTGAATCGAAATAGCTATTTGGATTCTAGCAACTCTAATTTTTCTCCTCTGGTTGAGAGCTTATTGAAGAAGTTTGCTGAAGTTGATTCCCACTGCTTTGCCAAACTGCAACTACTTGCACCCGAAGTGGTTAGCTGTCTGTCAAAATCTATTCCTACTACTGATAGTACATCTAATATGCATAAGGCGAAAGCTCGTGAAAGACAAGCGGCCATAATG GCTAAAATGAAAGTTGAGCAATCCAAATTTCTGTCAAGCATCACTTCAGATGCTGATTATGATTCAAATTCCGAAGCAGAAATGCCAAATTCTGCTCCTGAACATGAAACGGAAGGTGCTGTGCAACAAAGTTGCTCTCTTTGCCATGATCCTACTTCCAAAAATCCTGTTTCTTTCTTGATTCTTCTCCAG AAATCTAGGATTTTGAGCTTTGTTGATAGACGTTGTCCTTCTGGAGATCGATGGGCAGACAAGAAGCAAGGTTCTATTCCCACAAATAGAGTGACTGATCAATCTGGATCAAATGGCTCTTCCAGCAGTTCAGGGTTGTCTTCTCCTCCATTTCAGTTGACTGAAAATTCGGTTGTTGAGTCTGGTGATAATGAGCAAGCACAATGTGGTGAAGTAAATGTCATTCTTGAGTTTATCAAGTCTCGGTTTCCTTCACTGAGGAGCACTCAAGCACCTTTCTCATCTAGTTACATGAGGGACAGTAGTGAATATAATTTGGAGACACTAGAAGAAGATATGTGCATACGTATTCGTAAAGAAATGTGTGATACTTCATTAAGCTCAAGCCTTAAAAAGGATGATGTATCCTTTGCCAGTGGAGGTTCTCTGGGAAGCAGCAGGGATGCTGACTGTCACGGACCTGGGAAATACATTGCTTCTCTTTCAAGCAAGACAAGTGAAAACTCTTTGGGTTTTGAAAACTGTAATGGTGATAGAGAGTTGACAGAATCTGCTTCAAAGCCTTTTGCTTATGATGGACTTGGCCTGTTAGATTGTGATGGAATTCATCTTTCCTCATGTGGACATGCTGTTCATCAGGATTGTCTTGATAGCTATTTATCATCACTGAAGGAAAG GTATGCCCGAAGAAGTTTCTTTGAGGGGGCACTTATTTTAGATCTTGATAAG GGAGAGTTTCTTTGTCCAGTGTGTCGACAACTAGCGAATGCTATCTTGCCTGCAGTGAATGGAAGGACCGGAAGGCAGGCTATGAGTGTAACTGTTGATCCACTGCCTGCTCTAGGTTCTCCATCTGCATCAAATGAAGAAATCTGTCCCCTTATGCTTCAGCAAGGATTATGTCTTCTAAAAACTGCAGCAAAGGTGGTTGGGAGGCCTGATTTCATTAAAGCTCTTTCTCGTCAAAGAACAGAAAGTACTAGTCAGGATCTTGAACCTATATCTCGAGCGCTGTATAAAATGAACTTTTCAAAAAACCAGGAGATGCTCTTTGGATCTTCAAGGTTAAGTCACACTATAATCATATGGGATATTCTCAAGTATTCTCTTATGTCAACAGAAGTTGCTGCCCGTGGTTTAAAGACTTCTTTGGCCACAAATTATACGCTTACTTCTCTGTATAAGGAATTTAAATCTTCTAGTGAATTTATCTTTTCCTTGTTGCTAAGAGTTGTCCAGAACCTGAGCAATTCTAATTCTCTTCACGCTCTTCAAAGATTTAGAGCTCTTCAACTATTTGCACAGTCTATTTGCAATGGGATTTTATCTGATTACCACAGCACCCGACATAAAGTGGAAG AAAATCTCCTTCGTATCTTGAAACCTGACGATAAGGAAGCATTAAATCCCGGTATTCAGTTTTGGAATCGGGCAGCTGATTCTGTTCTTGCTCATGACCCTTTCTCATCATTGATGTGGGTTCTCTTCTCTCTTCCATTCCCATTTCTATCATGTGAGGAGTCCATGTTATCCCTTGTGCATGTCTTCTATGTTGTCTCCGTAATTCAG GCTATAATTACATGTCGGATACAAGGTTATAACGTCAATGAGTTAAGTTCCCAACATTGCCTAATTACTGATATCTGTAACATTCTTGGAGAATCTGATTTTGCTCGCTGGTATTTCATATCAAATGAAGTTGAACTTTCTTGTGATATTAAAGATATTATTAGAAGATTGAGTTTCCCTTACTTGCGGAGGTGTGCATTGTTGTGGAAGATGCTTAAATCTTCTGTCCGATCACCATTCTGTGATAGTGATAACATGTGGAAGCTATCTGATATGATGGATGCAACTAAAATTACTTCAATGGAGCTCAATGAAGCACAAAAACTGGAGAAGATGTTTAAGATTCCTCCTGTAGATGTTATTCTTGATAATGAAGTCGCACGATTGTTTGCATTAAAATGGTTTCGTCATTTCCACAATGTATATAGAACCAGTAGTGTCCAAAATGTTTTCTACTGTAATCCTGTGGTTCCTTTTAAGTTGCTGAGCCTGCCTCATGTTTATCAAgacctattcctaag GTatataagtcagtgttgccctgACTGCAAAACTGTTGTTCACGAGCCTGCGTTATGTCTGTTGTGTGGTAGATTATGCTCTTCAATCTGGAAACCATGCTGCAG GGAGAGTGGATGCAAATCTCATGCAAAGTCCTGTGGAGCTGGTATTGGTGTATTTCTGTTGATAAAG AGAACAACAATCTTGCTACAAAGATGTGCCCGTCAAGCTCCTTGGCCGTCTCCTTATTTGGATGCATTTGGTGAAGAG GATAACGAAATGCGTAGAGGAAAACCTCTCTACTTGAACGAGGAACGCTATGCCGCTCTAACTAACATG GTTGCTTCTCATGGCCTTGATCAGAGTTCAAAGGTTCTTGGTCAAACTACCATTGGTACCTTCTTCACGGTTTAG